A window of Fusarium falciforme chromosome 1, complete sequence genomic DNA:
CGGCATGGATCTCGTTCGCGGTTTTCAGGCCAAAGCGCGAGCGCGAGGCCAAGCTGAATTGATATCGACGCCTTCCGACTGGTGAAGCTGAGCTTGGGGTCCCCGACATCAGGGAATGCGGGAATGAGCATCAGGAAAAATTGATAGAAACCTGCGCAACCGCAGAAACCACCCCTACAGTCCATGTACCTCGCCTTGCCTTGAGGTGGTTTAGTCTCCGCGAGAGGTAATACTGTAGTCATCAAGAGAGCAGAGCCCCATCTTCCGAGTCCTCCCGATGGAACTCTCTCACGTGGTATCCAGCAACTCCAAGGCGGCCGCCGGTAAACCTTGTGTATCCCATCCACACACATGGCCGCGTTCTCGATTTGGGTCTTGAAAGAGCTTTGCTAGCGCCTCTCAGCGCTTGTCTGAACCACTGCGGGCCGTCATCACCATGACAAAACCCAGGATTGGCCCGATTTTTGCGGCAAAGATACCGCAGCGCCGCACACGCCGCTCACCTTGAGCCTTCCGGTCTGTCTTCGTGGCTTTCGTATCGTCTATTGTAAGCAACACACAGCTGGGTGCACAGGCATCCCGCTCATACCTGCTCCCTCGCGAGGGAACTCCGACTCTGCTTTGCCATGGACCCTGGGGGGTATGGATGGAAATGATGCCCATCCTCCGGGGCAACCTCCCCAATGGCTGTTATCTATCTGCGAATATATAAGGTCCTGTCATGCCTTGTCAGGCAGAAGGCTTTTGTATGCTGTGTCCTGTATCAAACAATATCATCACTGGTCTCTACCACCTCTTTGCTATACCTTCTTATACATCCAAGACCTTGCAAGTTTTGTCCATCCCAATGCTTTCGACTCAGATCCAGCACGCAAACGCCTCGAGACAAGCTGCACAGCTTGGAAAGGCAGCAGCTCTAAGCTTCGTTCGTACtgcatcctcttcttcctcccttcTCGGGTGCCCAGCCGTCCTTAGAGTCGGCTGCGCAGCGAGCCAACAACATCGACTCTTCTCGTCAACACCCGCCACCCAACTTCGTGACTTCTTCCCCGTGAAGGAGACTGCCCATATCCAAAAGACCAAGCCAGCATGGCCTCACCACGCCCAAACATACGAGGAGATGGCTGCTGTCGTACCTGCCCACCGAGAGCCCCGAACCAAAGGTGACTGGGTGGCCTGGAAGATTGTGCGCCTTGCCCGGTGGTGCATGGACAAGGCTACGGGCATGGATCGCGAACAACAAGTTGACAAGAAGCACCCAACAACTTCTGTTGTGGCACAGAAGCCTCTTACCGAGGCGCAATGGGTATGTATCACCTCCCTCCCCTGATCCGAAGAAAACGCAGGCTGACAAGCCCAAGTTGGTGCGTTTCATCTTCTTGGAGAGCATCGCCGGAGTTCCAGGCATGGTCGGCGGCATGTTGCGCCACCTCGGAAGTCTTCGACGCATGAAGCGAGACAACGGTTGGATCGAGACACTCCTTGAGGAGAGCTACAACGAGCGGATGCACCTCCTGACATTCATGAAGATGTGCGAGCCGGGCTGGTtcatgaagatgatgatcatTGGAGCTCAGGGCGTCTTCTTCAACAGTCTTTTCGTCTCGTACCTCATCTCCCCCAAGATTGTTCACCGATTTGTCGGAtatcttgaggaggaggccgtcCATACCTACACCCGCTGCATTAAGGAGATCGAGGACGGTAACCTGCCCAAGTGGAACGACCCCAAGTTTGGCATTCCCGACATTGCTGTCCAGGTgagcaacaccaacaaaTCTTACACAGGTCTTGGAATGAAACCCTGCTGACTCAGTGTGTGGCTAGTACTGGCAAATGCCAAAGGAGCACCGCACGATGAAGGACCTGATCCTTTACATCAGGGCTGACGAAGCCGTCCACCGAGGTGTCAACCACACACTCGGTAACCTCAACCAATCCGAAGATCCGAACCCCTTTGTCAGCGAGTTCAAGGACCGAGAGGTTCCCAGGCCTGCCCTGAAGCCCGCTGGATACGAACGAGCCGATGTCATCTAATAGGGAGCGAAAACTAAACGACTCGACGGCGAGGAAATAACCTTGAAAGTCAAACACGACCTTGTACCAAAGCCATTTCTTTTGTCAGGAGAAGAGCATTAAAAGATGTCCGTACATTTAAAGAGCTGTTACATATGATACCACTGGGAACTGGCGTTCTGGAAGGCCTCGAGGTGGAGCTTTGTGGAATTATGCAGTTTGTTGCTGTTTTTGGAGGCGTTTGGGGCCGCACAATCCCAACTCATGACGGATACATAAAAGAATTTGGTAGATGATGGATAATTTCCAGTGGTAATACAATCAAAATTTAGACCAGTTCCTTGCTTCTATGCATTGAGGAGAACAGTAAAGAGAACCCGAGGGCCTCAGCGAGGACTCGAAATAGTGACAAACGAGGCCCTTCACACAATCCTTGCTGTCTATTGTTGCACAGTACCTCCCAAGAACACGTAATTCTTATGTAGGCGCTCCGTATCACCTCGTTTGCCCGTAGTCTCTCGATGGTCCAATCTCGCATGTGCATTTCCTGCCTATTTCGGCAAGGGGACGTCGTTAAGCTTCTTTGAACCCGGACCGGACCGCGTCACCAAGAGGTCGAATATGCCTTGCGAGGACCATTTTGGGGAGATGTGCGCTGTCATCGAGGGTCGTAGTTGGCTGAAACTGATGTCATGCTTTGAAGCACATCACCTTTTTTCATGCCCATTGTTTCGCTCACATCGCTCTCTCTGTGTGTGACCCCCGGTCACGCAAGCACTCATCCAGCACGAGCAGCACAGCCTTGGATTGTGGGGAAGTTTACGGATCGTGGGCCGCGTGTAAGGCTGGGGCGGTGTAAGTTGGAGATAGAGTGACTTGACTGCTAGGAACAATTTGCGCGAATAATGAACTGAAACGTGAGTGACTTGTGGTTCAATTTCGTCTCGTGCCCGCTGGAATCTTTGATGATCTTGTTTTAGATGCTTCCCCACCGAccaacctcctcgtcctcctcttttCTGTGCCCGCACATGTTCGTCGTGGCAGTGTTGACAGGGTTTGGGGTGACGATCCAGGGGAGCGAGCGTAAATCTATTCTTGTTGCCCCTTGGCTGCAATGCTTGTCTTCGGAAGGATTGCCATGTATGTACCGTACCTACGCACGCAGCAACCTACTTAGACGCGGTGGCATGGACGAGAGAGACGCTCTGTGGGGCAGGACACGCCGGATCTGGAGCGTTATCGCGTCtaaagatggatggatgggcgcGCTGCTGTCCTTGGGGGCCGAGTGTAAGATGTGCTGGTTGCGGCTAAGTCCTCGACTTGAAACACAGAGACTACTCTACTTCACTCGAGGCGAGCATCACTCTTTGAAATGCTCGGTTGTTTGGACGAGTGGAGAGTGACAAGGCCCATTTTCATTTCTCGGACCCTGCCTGGCCTGGACCATGTGCTGATTTGACAAGAAGCGCGCACCCGAGATGATGAGAGGAGAGACATGATTTACATCAAGAGTGATGAAAGACTGGAGCTCTAATGAACCATGAGCATCCACATCGGTGATAACACGCTACTCGGGCCGTCTTGACAGCCCGGTAGGTATGGAACTATTGACTGACCCGACCCGACTGTTGTGGTCGTCTTGGACCTCCATGGATGATAACCTGAATGCTCGGACCCCTGCAGATACGATTAACCTTCACATGGATGCGTACAGCGCAGCGAGCCTCGCCCGCCCAGTGAAACTCTCTACTAGCCTCTCCCAAGGACACAACTGGTTGTGGCTTGACCTCGATTTCATTGCTCCAGCGCATTGAGCTTCTTGTGCAAAGGTACCTCTAGTGCTGATATGATGAACTGGAGAAAGCAGAGCCGCCAATCCCGACTGGGGAAGCAAGCCACGGGGCCACGGGATCACGACCCACAGACCCCATTCTCGATTGGATCCAGTCTTGCCCGTCCGTCTGTCACTTGCCGCCTTTCTTCGAAGCTGGTCCAATCCCTCTGCAGAGGACGTGTTTGTACTTGGTGATGTGAAGCAGTGACGGGTGCTGGGAAAAGGACTTTGGGGCGCATCACATCACACACATCACAACGTATCTGCAACGGCCTGCAGTATCGTTATTGTAAACGGGATAGAATATCAAACGTgagaatgaatgaatgaatgccGAAGAAAGACAGATCTAAACAGAGACCGAGACTGGGCACATGCGAGTGACAGCGGCACAGACAGGCATCAACATCTTTACCTGGGTAGGTAATTGCCGACGTCTGTTGCACCTGCCCTTTGCTGTTTCTTTTGCTCTTGCCTCACCTTCCATTGCCTCATCGTTTGCCTCATTCTCAGTTCCTCTTTCTTTTCAACCCGAATATTCCCCTGCATCTCCCGTGTTTCTTCACCACCATCCCCCCTcatctctcttctttcttcttcccatctccaccatcaccaataTCACTCAACAGTGGTTCAacaacatcgtcatcctcaagCTAACTTAACCGACTATCAAAAGATCCCAGACACCCCCGGACACTGTTAAAATTAGCAAGATTTCCTGTCACAGCAACTAGCTCCAGGCCGTTGTTGTCTCGTCGGGAACTTGTCTCGCACCGCCTTGCCTTGTCTTTGCTCAGGCTCAGGTACCCAGTCGCTCTGGCTTGGGGTCGGCCCCATTCGCTCGACGTGTCTCTTCCAGGGCTTGCACagcctcgctcgctcgccGCACCACTTGCTTTTTGCTCCCAGGCTCTGACCATCGCATATTGGGGGGGTTTTTCGCTGTTACGCATTAGACGCCTGTGGGCACGCCCCGTTTCTCGCCGTCTTGGGCTGGCCTTCGACGGGAATTCTGGACCCAAGAACATTGTGGACCAGCCACAGAGTGTCCCCCTCCAAGCGTCCGTTCCAGTGGCGGTAGGTAGCCGCCCAGCTCTGCCGTCTGAGAAGAGTCTCACAAATACCAAGGTGCATGACCTTACTCGCTGCTCCAGCTGCTACCTTAATTTTACCGCCCTGCTGCCGTTTCGCTTGCATTGCTGAGTTGTGCTGCCCGCCGCCCGCACTGCACCCGCAGCCTAATAACTCacctccaccatcatcatctcgtcCTCTTCCACGGCGCACCCAACTCGACAAGATCGAGCGCTGCTGTCTCcgtccttcatcatcatcacacaGCGCTTGCGATCCTACTACCGACGTCGCATTTCTCACCTTGAAACATCCCGCTCCACTGCGCGCCTCGCTACCCCCTCCACGCGTCCGGCTGCCGTGATAGGACGGTCCCCCGCTCATTGCATCACCCTGTGAGCGCACAGCCCCCGGCATCGCCACGGTGCCTGAAGGCTGACTCGGGAGTCTGCCTCGTCTGCTTCGTCTGCTTCTAAACTCGGTAACATCATGGATCAACAAGCTCAGCGCGGCCGGTCGCCGTCGGCCGGTCATCAACAGCCTCATATAAACCAATCTCACTCCCCGTCGCCGACGCCTTATCAGTCAAACGACACATccgtcggccttggcctcactCTGGAACAGTCCGCTCAGCCATCCTATGATTCCTTCAACAACTCGGGTTTCTTGAGCCCTCAGCAATCGCCATCTTTCCCGCCTCctgcgcagcagcagcggacTTCGTTTGCTCAGGCCAACCTCTCCGACCCCGCCGTTCTCGACCCCAATAACACCGCCTCTTTTGGCCAGCAGCCAACCGGCTCCGATACTTCGCTGCCCTTCAACAACCAGGCGCAGACCGCATACTTGTCGCCTAACCTCAACGACGacttttctcttttcccgACTACCAGTGGTCAGGGCGACCAATTCAACGCCCCCTTGTTCGACCAGGCCACGCTCAACCCTAGCGACATGAACAATATGGCGTCCCCGCAGGGCCACCACTCCCCGACCCCTCCTCATCTCTTCCAGCCGGACGGTCAACAGCCTGGTTCGGCCCATCAGTCGCCCGCCTTCAACCAGCACCAGTTCTCCTCTCCGCCTAGCCACTCGCGACATGCGTCTCTTGGCCCCGCGGACGCTTTGCTCCCGAACCAGATGGCCGATTGGAGCCAGCCTCAGTTCCAGGGCCACCGCCGCACCCCCTCCGAGTACTCGGACGTGTCGTCCGTTGCGCCGTCGCCGAATCTCGTCAGCGCCGATGACTTCGATACCGGCGTAGGTGGGCATTCGCCTGCTCATCGCCCTTCGGACGGCAGCCTTTACCAAGAAGTATTGGGAATTGGGAACTTCAGCATTTCAGACCCCCAGGTCGGCAGCCCTGGGCACCAGGGCAGAAGCCCGTCGCATAGTCCTGCGATTAGTCCTCGCATTGTCCCACAGCAGATGCCCGACCTTAACCAGCCTGCTTTTGGTCTGGCACATCCTACCAACGCATACGGTGCTCCAACCACATACCCCGAACTCCAAGGGGCTGTTGAGGCCTTCCCAAGCCTCCAAGCACCAGGCCATGATTTGTCGTCGCAGATGGCACCTCCTGCTATCAATATTGACTTTGCTCCTAATAACATGAAGCAAGGCGGCTTTGATACGCCCAAATCGCGTATGGATCAGGACTCTTTGACTCCTCCAGACCGAGGTATGTATCCAATTCGCTGTTACAAGTGAGCTATCTAACTCGTCATAGGCCGCCCCAGATCTCGTCCTCGTGCGGTTACGGACCCATTCCACCCTGGCGGTATGATGCTCAATCGCCCTGGCAATGCCGCTAGCCTTTCTCCATCATTGGGCTCTGATTTGTCTTCGCGGTCAGACTCTAGGTCATTGTCGCCCCTCGACAGACAAGCCGGCACGTCCCCTTCTCGGAGAAGGCAGTCGACTTCGGCAGTTCCCAATAATGTTATTGCGCTGCGCCTGGCCGACCCCGAGTACCAGAACAACCAGGACAGTGGCGCGGCCAAGCGCGTTCAAAAGCATCCTGCCACATTCCAGTGCACTCTATGCCCCAAGCGATTCACTCGCGCCTATAACCTGCGCTCCCACTTGCGAACACACACTGACGAGCGACCGTTTGTGTGTACCGTCTGCGGCAAAGCTTTTGCCCGACAGCACGATCGCAAGCGACATGAGAGTCTGCACTCGGGCGAGAAGAAGTTTGTATGCAAGGGTGATCTCAAGGTTGGAGGCCAGTGGGGTTGCGGCAGGAGGTTCGCCCGTGCGGATGCTCTTGGCCGGCATTTCCGATCTGAGGCGGGCCGCATCTGCATCAAGCCTCTACTggatgaggagatgatggagcgGCAACGACTTTGGCAAGAGCAGCGTATGCAACAGAACATTGCTCAAAACATGGTGGTTGCATCCAACATGGGTATGGAACCCCCTGTTTATCCCATGGATTCTGGTGGCAACCCAATGCTCCCGGCAGCTCTCCTTGCCCAGTATCCAGCTCTGGCACAGATGAACTGGGGTGGCTCTGATGTGAGCGGTGGtatggatgatgatgtgagTGGCCGTTCATCATTCGATGCTAGCGACTATGATGAGAATGAAGACGGTGGCTATGTCAGCGGCCCCGGAACAGGCTTTGGTGAAGGAGGGATGAACCAGGGCTTTGGTGAGATGGGATACGCGAGTGATTTCGGCGGTCGATAATCAGCGCCAGCCCAGTGACGCGAGGGAGAATCTCTCTCGCCATGTTTGATgccttgcttcttcttcttttcttggcCCTTCCACGTCCTTTTGAGGGGCCTTGGCTTTCATTTGTCAGCAGCGATTTGTTTCTCTTCTTCTATGCCCCTTGCTGAAGGGCGATTCACGTTTGGATGTACTGGGACGGGTTGGGCGCCAGTGACGGCGATTTTGTTTGCCACACCACCATGGTAGGATATGTGGATGTGCTTGTGGAACATTTCTGGGAGCGGTTGGGTATAGACGGTACTGCGCATAGATACCAAACTGAGTCTGCTTGTTGTTTTTCTTCAACTTGGACGAGCTGCCTCgtttcttttattacttctttttctCTGCTTCCTGTCTTTGAGGATGTGTGAGTGGACTGTTTACAAGTGTGTTTGTGATACTGGGCTCCTTTTCTTTGAGGATACATAAACTTGGATCTTGTTCTGACTTCCATG
This region includes:
- a CDS encoding Alternative oxidase, coding for MLSTQIQHANASRQAAQLGKAAALSFVRTASSSSSLLGCPAVLRVGCAASQQHRLFSSTPATQLRDFFPVKETAHIQKTKPAWPHHAQTYEEMAAVVPAHREPRTKGDWVAWKIVRLARWCMDKATGMDREQQVDKKHPTTSVVAQKPLTEAQWLVRFIFLESIAGVPGMVGGMLRHLGSLRRMKRDNGWIETLLEESYNERMHLLTFMKMCEPGWFMKMMIIGAQGVFFNSLFVSYLISPKIVHRFVGYLEEEAVHTYTRCIKEIEDGNLPKWNDPKFGIPDIAVQYWQMPKEHRTMKDLILYIRADEAVHRGVNHTLGNLNQSEDPNPFVSEFKDREVPRPALKPAGYERADVI